One Streptomyces sp. RPA4-2 genomic window carries:
- a CDS encoding helix-turn-helix domain-containing protein, which translates to MLSTLGISEFDERVYRSYLTKSDRTAAEIAESLGTTPSRVRRTVSRLAELGMLRREGHGQYRPVSPHTALRALLARRRAETEAAFTAVWGTVDDLADEYRARRLQEDPTGLVEVITGEAEITLRVAELMQSVRTHFWVLDRPPYLGPYSTELEEELTMDLLGRGVDIRSVYTPEALAQPERFELITHLARIGEQARILPALPFRLRIMDRRVALVALVPGRYDRIAVVHRSGLLDALLELFDSYWQRGQSLVATAPATPDGPSAQDLLLLKMMQAGYKDQAIARQLGTSARTVTRRIAAIATGLGLDTRFQVGAEAAKRGWI; encoded by the coding sequence GTGCTGAGCACCCTGGGGATCAGCGAGTTCGACGAACGGGTCTACCGCAGCTATCTGACCAAGTCGGACCGGACGGCTGCCGAGATCGCCGAGAGCCTGGGCACCACGCCCAGCCGGGTCAGGCGCACGGTCTCCCGGTTGGCGGAGCTGGGCATGCTGAGAAGGGAAGGGCACGGCCAGTACCGGCCGGTCAGCCCGCACACCGCGCTGAGGGCACTGCTCGCCAGACGCCGAGCCGAGACCGAGGCGGCGTTCACCGCGGTGTGGGGCACCGTCGACGACCTGGCGGACGAATACCGCGCCCGTCGGCTGCAGGAGGATCCGACCGGACTGGTGGAGGTGATCACCGGCGAGGCGGAGATCACACTGCGCGTCGCCGAGCTGATGCAGTCGGTCCGCACCCACTTCTGGGTCCTGGATCGACCCCCGTATCTCGGGCCCTACAGCACCGAGTTGGAGGAGGAGCTGACGATGGACCTGCTGGGCCGCGGGGTCGACATACGGTCGGTCTACACCCCGGAGGCGCTGGCGCAGCCGGAACGTTTCGAGCTGATCACCCACCTGGCCCGGATCGGCGAGCAGGCCCGCATCCTGCCGGCCCTGCCGTTCAGACTGCGCATCATGGACCGACGCGTCGCGCTGGTCGCGCTGGTCCCGGGCCGCTACGACAGGATCGCCGTCGTCCACCGGTCGGGCCTGCTCGACGCACTCCTCGAGTTGTTCGACTCCTACTGGCAGCGTGGGCAGTCCCTCGTCGCGACCGCTCCGGCGACACCCGACGGGCCGAGCGCGCAGGACCTCCTGCTGCTGAAGATGATGCAGGCGGGTTACAAGGACCAGGCGATCGCCCGGCAGTTGGGGACGAGCGCGCGCACCGTGACCCGCCGCATC